A stretch of Chionomys nivalis chromosome 2, mChiNiv1.1, whole genome shotgun sequence DNA encodes these proteins:
- the Ankrd12 gene encoding ankyrin repeat domain-containing protein 12 isoform X3, producing MVNVPELLLDQSASRNDAKIVNSEEAHSVNPSSVDENIDSETEKDSFICESKVLPSKAPLPSALDEYEFKDDDEEEISKMIDDRHILRKEQRKENESEAEKSGLFAKQEKTFYSKSFKTKKQKPSRVLYSSTESSDEDVLQNTKISTSCSVPETSNSDMQAKKEYEYKQKGKVKRKLKNQNKNKENQELKQEKEGKENTRITNLTVNTALDCSEKTREEGNFRKSFSPKDETSLHLFHISTGKSPKHSCGLSEKQSTPLKQEHTKACISPGSSELSLQPDLARYDSTETEFLPESSNVKSYKHKEKNKHQKDFHLEFGEKSNAKLKDEDHNPAFENSECTLKKMDKEGKTLKKHKLKHKDREKEKHKKEVEGEKEKYKNKDSAKELQRSIEFDREFWKENFFKSDETEDLFLNMEHESLTEKKSKLEKNMKDDKLPKEKHVSKERNFKEEREKTKKENEKFLREERESASTEKETEYTSVGASINQDSVGPHSVEKEMDIEKQEKHTKEREKSDRRFQTREKEGDKTERKFSEKEKKMKHEHKSDKEKLDFSECADRIKEKDKLCPHQTERCQKEGEKMKNMIKKTDDRERNREKTDRKHDKEKPEKDRCLAESKEKHLEKRKSDNSEYIKSEKVRSKDREGEKKEKFRDKESINVTNSRHLQEEKRSSIGDSSSKIQHEKTISLKEKARDEPLKTPDGKEKDKKDIDRYKERDKRKDKIQLNPLIKLKSETDKPKPKSLPVSKDVRPKEKRLVNDDLMQTSFERMLSLKDLEIEQWHKKHKEKIKQKEKERLRNRTCLELKVKDKEKTKHIPTESKNKEFSRSRSSELTDVYNKEKQSKDVGSNRSQSVDTKNVLSLGKSSFISENSSNRSPRSESERLGLSSRSVSMISVASSEDSCHTVTTPRPLVEYDSDFMLEGSESQLSFSQSPFLPNAKSPALYERELESLTDLPERLKPPCTNRLPVCHLRSSSVEDVKLITNEVRPTVEIRRCSMPSVICEPTKHFQIAEESNQGSLGVPRETCPSPKPEVSPMPERGLSHLSDLNPNFTGSPTRTINSRYISTDTNVIKSAGVVGTLMDSPMHLEPSNQVGVIQNKSWEMPVDKLESLSTSEFICPDSGTADQDSSTQSFCNSENKMLREQSTDCLSLHQTELPGNLCAQDPASFLSSPQPCSFSTQSQSDAECASKPVSLSYAANQEPGILQQKNAAHMISSVIDNDSNFTKDVENTFVLADIQKTNSFVQVYSESSIQETLPAFEKANTLLVLPSEKDFSGSDAASQISTHYAFSKLTYKSSSSHDVEKSTDDAHVVSHEKESKLQSLVLTQLSKCDSDLYEMNAGMPKGNLNEQDNPKHGLDSEKYLLSIEDEESQQSTLSGVESHSQQSAQPEMHKYDQLIKGELEESAEDDKTENQIPQRMTRNKSSTMVNQSKQILAGCTLLPEKDSDSSPRGRIRLTEDDDPQIHHPRKRKVSRVPQPVQVSPSLLQAKEKTQQSLAAIVDSLKLDEIQPYSSERANPYFEYLHIRKKIEEKRKLLCSVIPQAPQYYDEYVTFNGSYLLDGNPLSKICIPTITPPPSLSDPLKELFRQQEVVRMKLRLQHSIEREKLIVSNEQEVLRVHYRAARTLANQTLPFSACTVLLDAEVYNVPLDSQSDDSKTSVRDRFNARQFMSWLQDVDDKFDKLKTCLLMRQQHEAAALNAVQRLEWQLKLQELDPATYKSISIYEIQEFYVPLVDVNDDFELTPI from the exons aTTCAGAAGAGGCTCATTCTGTAAATCCTTCTAGTGTTGATGAAAATATCGactcagaaacagagaaagactctTTCATCTGTGAAAGTAAAGTTCTCCCAAGTAAAGCCCCACTCCCATCTGCTCTTGATGAGTATGAGTTCAAAGACGATGATGAAGAAGAGATAAGTAAAATGATCGATGACAGGCATATTCTTAGGAAAGAACAACGAAAAGAGAATGAATCTGAAGCCGAAAAGAGTGGTTTGTTTGCAAAACAGGAAAAAACCTTTTATTCTAAatcatttaaaactaaaaagcAGAAGCCGTCCAGGGTTCTGTATTCTAGTACTGAAAGTTCTGATGAAGACGTTCTTCAGAACACAAAGATTTCTACTTCATGTTCTGTTCCTGAAACATCAAATTCTGATATGCAAGCCaagaaagaatatgaatataAACAGAAAggcaaagttaaaagaaaattgaaaaatcagaataaaaacaaagagaaccaagaacttaaacaagaaaaagaggggaaagaaaacacCAGAATAACAAACTTAACTGTTAATACTGCACTGGATTGTTCAGAGAAAACCAGAGAGGAAGGCAATTTTAGGAAATCTTTTAGTCCAAAAGATGAAACTTCATTACACTTATTCCATATTTCCACTGGTAAATCCCCCAAACATTCTTGTGGCTTAAGTGAAAAGCAGTCAACACCACTAAAGCAAGAACATACGAAAGCATGCATATCTCCAGGGAGCTCTGAACTGTCCTTACAGCCTGATCTTGCTCGGTATGATAGTACAGAAACTGAGTTCTTGCCAGAAAGTTCAAATGTAAAATCTTACAAGcataaggaaaaaaacaaacatcagAAAGATTTCCACCTAGAATTTGGTGAAAAGTCAAATGCCAAATTAAAAGATGAGGATCATAATCCAGCATTTGAAAACTCAGAGTGCACGCTGAAAAAGATGGATAAGGAAGGCAAAACactaaaaaaacacaaactgaaacataaagacagggagaaagaaaagcacaaaaaagaagttgaaggtgaaaaggaaaaatacaaaaataaagatagTGCTAAAGAGCTGCAGAGGAGCATTGAATTTGACAGAGAATTTtggaaagagaatttttttaaaagcgaTGAAACTGAGGATCTCTTTTTAAATATGGAACATGAGtccttaacagaaaaaaaatcaaaactggaaaaaaacatgaaagatgACAAATTACCTAAGGAAAAACATGTCTCAAAAGAGAGGAACTTTAAAGAAGAACGGGAAAAGACTAAAAAGGAAAACGAAAAATTccttagggaagaaagagagagcgcATCCACAGAGAAAGAAACGGAGTATACTTCTGTGGGTGCCAGTATAAACCAGGACTCTGTAGGACCACATTCAGTGGAAAAGGAAATGGAcattgaaaaacaagaaaagcatacaaaagaaagggaaaaatctGACAGACGATTTCAAACTAGGGAAAAAGAGGGTGACAAGACTGAAAGaaaattttctgaaaaagaaaagaagatgaaacATGAACATAAGTCAGATAAAGAGAAATTGGATTTTAGTGAATGTGctgacagaataaaagaaaaagacaaactgtGTCCACATCAAACAGAAAGGTGtcagaaagaaggggagaagatgaaaaacatgattaaaaaaactgatgacagagagaggaacagagagaaaacagatagAAAGCATGACAAAGAAAAACCTGAAAAAGACAGGTGTTtagcagaaagcaaagaaaagcacttgGAGAAAAGAAAGTCTGATAATAGTGAATATATCAAGTCAGAAAAGGTCAGAAGTAAagacagggaaggggagaagaaggaaaaatttaGAGATAAAGAAAGTATAAATGTAACTAACTCCAGGCATTTACAAGAAGAGAAAAGGTCAAGTATAGGAGACAGTAGTAGTAAAATCCAGCATGAGAAAACTATATCCCTTAAAGAAAAGGCAAGGGATGAACCTTTGAAAACtccagatggaaaagagaaagataaaaaagatatagACAGATACAAAGAACGAGACAAACGTAAAGACAAAATCCAACTGAATCCTTTAATCAAACTAAAGTCTGAAACAGATAAGCCTAAACCTAAATCATTACCAGTCTCAAAAGACGTCCGACCTAAAGAGAAGAGGTTAGTGAATGATGATCTCATGCAGACAAGTTTTGAACGAATGCTCAGCCTTAAAGACCTAGAAATAGAACAGTGGCACAAAAAACATAaggaaaaaattaagcaaaaagaaaaagaacgaTTAAGAAATCGTACTTGTTTAGAACttaaagtaaaagataaagaaaaaacaaagcatataCCCACtgaatcaaaaaataaagaattttccaGGTCAAGAAGTTCAGAATTGACTGATGTTTATAATAAGGAGAAACAGTCTAAAGATGTTGGAAGTAATAGATCACAGTCTGTTGACACCAAAAATGTACTGAGTTTAGGTAAGTCATCCTTTATTTCAGAGAACAGCTCAAACCGCTCTCCTAGGTCAGAAAGCGAGAGACTGGGTCTTAGCTCCAGGTCTGTTTCCATGATTTCTGTTGCTAGTTCAGAAGATTCTTGCCACACAGTGACAACCCCACGGCCTCTTGTTGAATATGACTCTGACTTTATGTTAGAGGGCTCAGAATCTCAGTTGTCTTTTTCCCAGTCACCTTTTTTGCCAAATGCCAAATCTCCAGCCCTTTATGAAAGGGAGCTGGAGAGCCTTACTGACCTGCCGGAACGACTTAAGCCACCATGTACAAACAGACTTCCAGTGTGCCATCTCAGGTCATCTTCTGTGGAAGATGTTAAACTAATAACTAATGAAGTAAGGCCTACTGTAGAAATCAGAAGATGTAGCATGCCCTCAGTCATCTGTGAACCCACAAAACATTTCCAGATAGCAGAAGAAAGCAACCAAGGCAGCTTAGGTGTGCCAAGAGAGACTTGTCCTTCTCCCAAACCTGAAGTATCTCCAATGCCAGAAAGAGGCCTTTCGCATTTGTCTGACTTAAACCCCAACTTTACAGGCTCTCCAACTAGGACTATAAACAGCAGGTATATTTCAACTGATACAAATGTAATCAAGAGTGCTGGTGTTGTGGGTACTTTAATGGACAGTCCAATGCACTTGGAACCATCTAATCAGGTTGGAGTAATCCAAAATAAATCATGGGAGATGCCTGTTGATAAGCTGGAGTCTTTAAGCACCAGTGAATTTATATGCCCAGATTCTGGTACAGCTGATCAAGATTCCTCTACTCAGAGTTTCTgtaattcagaaaacaaaatgttaagaGAACAAAGTACTGACTGTTTATCCCTGCACCAGACTGAACTACCAGGAAACTTGTGTGCTCAGGATCCAGCATCTTTTCTGTCTTCACCGCAACCATGCTCTTTTTCCACCCAGTCACAGTCAGATGCTGAGTGTGCTTCTAAACCTGTATCTTTGTCGTATGCTGCCAATCAAGAACCAGGTATTTTACAACAGAAAAATGCAGCTCATATGATTAGCTCTGTAATAGATAACGATAGTAACTTTACAAAGGATGTGGAAAATACGTTTGTCCTAGCAGACATTCAGAAGACGAATTCTTTTGTACAAGTTTACTCTGAAAGCAGTATTCAAGAAACACTCCCAGCCTTTGAGAAGGCAAATACTTTGCTTGTATTGCCATCAGAAAAGGACTTCAGTGGAAGTGATGCTGCTTCTCAGATCAGTACACATTATGCATTTAGCAAACTTACTTACAAGTCTTCCAGTAGCCATGATGTTGAGAAGAGCACAGATGATGCTCACGTTGTCTcacatgaaaaagaaagcaaactgcaaAGTTTAGTCTTAACTCAGTTGAGTAAATGTGATTCTGATTTGTATGAAATGAATGCAGGGATGCCGAAAGGAAACCTAAATGAACAGGATAATCCAAAGCATGGTCTTGATAGTGAAAAGTATTTGCTTTCCATTGAAGATGAAGAATCTCAGCAGAGCACTTTATCAGGTGTGGAGAGCCATTCACAGCAGTCAGCCCAACCAGAGATGCACAAATATGACCAACTCATTAAAGGAGAATTAGAAGAAAGCGCCGAAGACGATAAAACTGAAAACCAAATCCCCCAAAGAATGACTAGAAACAAATCGAGCACAATGGTAAATCAAAGCAAGCAGATTCTTGCTGGCTGTACACTTTTGCCAGAAAAAGACAGTGACTCCTCGCCCAGGGGAAGAATAAGGCTCACTGAAGATGATGATCCTCAGATTCACCATCCACGGAAAAGGAAAGTGTCACGGGTCCCTCAGCCTGTGCAAGTGAGTCCCTCTTTACTACAGGCAAAGGAGAAAACGCAGCAATCTCTAGCAGCCATCGTAGATTCTCTGAAACTAGATGAGATTCAACCATACAGTTCTGAGAGAGCAAATCCATATTTTGAATATTTGCacataaggaaaaaaatagaagaaaaacgcAAGTTATTATGTAGCGTTATTCCTCAAGCTCCTCAGTATTATGATGAATATGTAACATTTAATGGATCATATCTCCTGGATGGAAACCCCTTAAGCAAGATTTGTATTCCTACA ATTACACCACCACCTTCGCTGTCAGATCCACTTAAAGAGCTCTTTCggcaacaggaagtagtaagAATGAAACTGCGTTTGCAACATAGCATCGAACGG GAAAAACTTATTGTATCCAATGAACAAGAAGTTCTGCGAGTTCATTACAGAGCTGCAAGAACACTGGCAAATCAAACGCTGCCGTTTAGTGCTTGCACTGTCTTACTGGACGCAGAAGTGTACAATGTGCCCTTGGACTCACAG TCTGATGACAGTAAAACTTCTGTGAGAGATCGATTTAATGCAAGACAGTTCATGTCCTGGTTACAAGATGTGGATGACAAGTTTGACAAACTAAAG ACCTGTCTTTTAATGAGGCAGCAACACGAAGCTGCAGCTTTAAATGCCGTCCAGAGACTAGAATGGCAGCTCAAACTTCAGGAACTCGATCCCGCCACCTATAAGTCTATCAGTATTTATGAGATCCAGGAATTTTATGTTCCCCTTGTTGATGTTAATGATGATTTTGAATTGACTCCTATATAG